The following coding sequences are from one Formosa haliotis window:
- a CDS encoding ribonuclease H1 domain-containing protein codes for MSKKQKKYYTVWKGYKTGVFESWNACKAQIKNYQGAVYKSFPTLEAAKHALNNNPKDFIGNTSFKSGLSPEQLKKIGQPNYNSISVDAASSGNPGIMEYRGVDTKSKKQLFIQGPFQQGTNNIGEFLAIVHGLALLKKNNSNLLIYTDSRTAISWVKKKTCNTKLERTDKNKDLFILVDRAVSWLKNNDYTTTIVKWETKAWGEIPADFGRK; via the coding sequence ATGAGTAAAAAACAAAAAAAATATTATACCGTTTGGAAAGGATACAAAACAGGCGTTTTTGAATCTTGGAACGCGTGCAAAGCCCAGATAAAAAATTACCAAGGGGCGGTATACAAATCGTTTCCAACTTTGGAAGCCGCAAAACACGCCCTAAACAATAACCCAAAAGACTTTATTGGCAATACATCTTTTAAAAGCGGATTGTCACCAGAACAATTAAAAAAAATCGGACAACCAAATTACAATTCTATATCTGTAGATGCCGCTTCTAGTGGAAATCCAGGCATTATGGAATATAGAGGGGTCGATACTAAATCTAAAAAACAACTATTTATTCAAGGTCCTTTTCAGCAAGGCACAAATAATATAGGCGAGTTTTTAGCCATAGTACATGGTTTAGCTTTGCTTAAAAAAAACAACAGCAACCTCCTTATTTATACCGATTCGAGAACGGCTATAAGCTGGGTAAAAAAGAAAACCTGCAACACAAAACTAGAACGAACCGACAAAAACAAAGATCTTTTTATTTTAGTTGATCGCGCTGTAAGTTGGCTAAAAAATAACGACTATACAACAACAATAGTGAAATGGGAAACTAAAGCTTGGGGAGAAATCCCGGCAGATTTTGGAAGAAAATAA
- a CDS encoding PfkB family carbohydrate kinase, which translates to MGQLVIVGTVAFDAIETPFGKTDKILGGAATYIGLSAAQFNVDSAIVSVVGNDFPQEYLDLLSERNIDISGLEIVNDGKTFFWSGRYHFVMNTRDTLATELNVLADFNPIVPEAYKKAEVVMLGNLHPLVQLGVIEQMENPKLTILDTMNFWMDNALEDLHKVIAKVDVITINDEEARQLTGEYSLVTAAQKIFALGPKFVVIKKGEHGALLFHKQHIFSAPALPLKSVFDPTGAGDTFAGGFAGYLAKTNDFTFENMKTAIIYGSALASFCVEEFGTKRLEKVTDSELKTRLQQFKELTTFNIDLS; encoded by the coding sequence ATGGGCCAATTAGTAATTGTAGGGACTGTAGCTTTTGATGCTATTGAAACCCCTTTTGGAAAAACTGATAAAATTCTTGGTGGCGCTGCCACATATATCGGACTGTCTGCCGCGCAATTTAACGTAGATAGCGCCATTGTATCTGTTGTTGGAAACGATTTTCCGCAAGAATATTTAGACTTATTATCGGAAAGAAATATAGATATTTCTGGTCTTGAAATTGTAAACGATGGTAAAACTTTCTTTTGGAGCGGACGCTATCATTTCGTTATGAACACTAGAGATACTCTTGCTACCGAGTTAAACGTATTAGCAGATTTTAATCCTATTGTTCCCGAAGCTTATAAAAAGGCTGAAGTTGTGATGTTAGGAAATTTACACCCCCTAGTACAACTTGGGGTTATCGAGCAAATGGAAAATCCAAAGCTTACCATATTAGATACCATGAATTTCTGGATGGATAATGCTTTAGAAGATTTACATAAGGTAATTGCTAAAGTAGATGTAATTACTATAAACGACGAGGAGGCTAGACAATTAACCGGAGAATATTCTTTGGTTACTGCAGCACAAAAAATATTCGCCCTTGGGCCTAAATTCGTAGTTATTAAAAAAGGAGAGCACGGTGCTTTATTATTTCATAAACAACATATTTTCTCTGCCCCTGCTTTACCTTTAAAAAGTGTATTCGACCCAACAGGAGCCGGAGATACTTTTGCAGGTGGTTTTGCAGGATATTTAGCCAAGACTAACGATTTTACTTTCGAAAACATGAAAACAGCCATTATTTACGGCTCGGCATTGGCCTCGTTTTGTGTAGAAGAATTTGGAACCAAACGTCTGGAAAAAGTTACCGATAGTGAATTAAAAACACGATTGCAGCAATTTAAGGAGTTAACAACATTTAATATAGATTTATCATAA